A genome region from Manis pentadactyla isolate mManPen7 chromosome 5, mManPen7.hap1, whole genome shotgun sequence includes the following:
- the C1QTNF7 gene encoding complement C1q tumor necrosis factor-related protein 7 isoform X2, with product MPRKEPKMFILLYVTSFAICASGQPRGNQFKGESYSPRYICSIPGLPGPPGPPGANGSPGPHGRIGLPGRDGRDGRKGEKGEKGTAGLRGKTGPLGLAGEKGDQGETGKKGPMGPEGEKGEAGPVGPPGPKGDRGEQGDPGLPGVCRCGSIVLKSAFSVGITTSYPEERLPIIFNKVLFNEGEHYNPATGKFICAFPGIYYFSYDITLANKHLAIGLVHNGQYRIKTFDANTGNHDVASGSTVIYLQPEDEVWLEIFFTDQNGLFSDPGWADSLFSGFLLYVDTDYLDSISEDDEL from the exons AGCCAAAGATGTTTATCTTGCTCTATGTTACAAGCTTTGCCATTTGTGCAAGTGGACAACCTCGGGGTAATCAGTTCAAAGGAGAGAGCTACTCACCAAGGTACATCTGCAGCATTCCCGGCTTACCTGGACCTCCAGGCCCCCCTGGAGCAAATGGCTCCCCTGGGCCCCACGGTCGGATCGGCCTTCCAGGACGAGACGGCAGGGAcggcaggaagggagagaaaggagaaaaggggaCGGCAG GTTTAAGAGGTAAGACGGGACCCCTGGGCCTTGCTGGAGAGAAAGGGGACCAAGGAGAGACTGGGAAGAAAGGACCCATGGgaccagagggagaaaaaggagaagcAGGTCCAGTTGGGCCTCCTGGACCAAAGGGAGACAGAGGAGAGCAAGGGgacccagggctgcctggagtTTGTAGGTGTGGAAGCATCGTGCTCAAATCTGCCTTTTCTGTTGGCATCACCACCAGCTACCCGGAAGAAAGGCTACCAATCATATTTAACAAGGTCCTCTTCAATGAGGGAGAGCATTACAACCCTGCAACAGGGAAGTTCATCTGTGCTTTCCCAGGGATCTATTACTTTTCTTATGATATCACATTGGCGAATAAGCATCTGGCAATTGGGCTGGTACACAATGGGCAGTACCGGATAAAGACCTTCGACGCCAACACAGGGAACCATGATGTGGCTTCGGGGTCCACAGTCATCTATCTGCAGCCAGAAGATGAGGTCTGGCTGGAGATCTTCTTCACTGACCAGAATGGCCTCTTCTCAGACCCAGGTTGGGCAGACAGCTTGTTCTCCGGATTTCTCCTGTATGTTGACACAGATTATCTAGATTCCATATCAGAAGATGATGAGCTGTGA
- the C1QTNF7 gene encoding complement C1q tumor necrosis factor-related protein 7 isoform X1 produces MKALKSTIQQKPKMFILLYVTSFAICASGQPRGNQFKGESYSPRYICSIPGLPGPPGPPGANGSPGPHGRIGLPGRDGRDGRKGEKGEKGTAGLRGKTGPLGLAGEKGDQGETGKKGPMGPEGEKGEAGPVGPPGPKGDRGEQGDPGLPGVCRCGSIVLKSAFSVGITTSYPEERLPIIFNKVLFNEGEHYNPATGKFICAFPGIYYFSYDITLANKHLAIGLVHNGQYRIKTFDANTGNHDVASGSTVIYLQPEDEVWLEIFFTDQNGLFSDPGWADSLFSGFLLYVDTDYLDSISEDDEL; encoded by the exons ATGAAGGCTCTGAAGTCTACAATACAACAAA AGCCAAAGATGTTTATCTTGCTCTATGTTACAAGCTTTGCCATTTGTGCAAGTGGACAACCTCGGGGTAATCAGTTCAAAGGAGAGAGCTACTCACCAAGGTACATCTGCAGCATTCCCGGCTTACCTGGACCTCCAGGCCCCCCTGGAGCAAATGGCTCCCCTGGGCCCCACGGTCGGATCGGCCTTCCAGGACGAGACGGCAGGGAcggcaggaagggagagaaaggagaaaaggggaCGGCAG GTTTAAGAGGTAAGACGGGACCCCTGGGCCTTGCTGGAGAGAAAGGGGACCAAGGAGAGACTGGGAAGAAAGGACCCATGGgaccagagggagaaaaaggagaagcAGGTCCAGTTGGGCCTCCTGGACCAAAGGGAGACAGAGGAGAGCAAGGGgacccagggctgcctggagtTTGTAGGTGTGGAAGCATCGTGCTCAAATCTGCCTTTTCTGTTGGCATCACCACCAGCTACCCGGAAGAAAGGCTACCAATCATATTTAACAAGGTCCTCTTCAATGAGGGAGAGCATTACAACCCTGCAACAGGGAAGTTCATCTGTGCTTTCCCAGGGATCTATTACTTTTCTTATGATATCACATTGGCGAATAAGCATCTGGCAATTGGGCTGGTACACAATGGGCAGTACCGGATAAAGACCTTCGACGCCAACACAGGGAACCATGATGTGGCTTCGGGGTCCACAGTCATCTATCTGCAGCCAGAAGATGAGGTCTGGCTGGAGATCTTCTTCACTGACCAGAATGGCCTCTTCTCAGACCCAGGTTGGGCAGACAGCTTGTTCTCCGGATTTCTCCTGTATGTTGACACAGATTATCTAGATTCCATATCAGAAGATGATGAGCTGTGA
- the C1QTNF7 gene encoding complement C1q tumor necrosis factor-related protein 7 isoform X3 — protein sequence MFILLYVTSFAICASGQPRGNQFKGESYSPRYICSIPGLPGPPGPPGANGSPGPHGRIGLPGRDGRDGRKGEKGEKGTAGLRGKTGPLGLAGEKGDQGETGKKGPMGPEGEKGEAGPVGPPGPKGDRGEQGDPGLPGVCRCGSIVLKSAFSVGITTSYPEERLPIIFNKVLFNEGEHYNPATGKFICAFPGIYYFSYDITLANKHLAIGLVHNGQYRIKTFDANTGNHDVASGSTVIYLQPEDEVWLEIFFTDQNGLFSDPGWADSLFSGFLLYVDTDYLDSISEDDEL from the exons ATGTTTATCTTGCTCTATGTTACAAGCTTTGCCATTTGTGCAAGTGGACAACCTCGGGGTAATCAGTTCAAAGGAGAGAGCTACTCACCAAGGTACATCTGCAGCATTCCCGGCTTACCTGGACCTCCAGGCCCCCCTGGAGCAAATGGCTCCCCTGGGCCCCACGGTCGGATCGGCCTTCCAGGACGAGACGGCAGGGAcggcaggaagggagagaaaggagaaaaggggaCGGCAG GTTTAAGAGGTAAGACGGGACCCCTGGGCCTTGCTGGAGAGAAAGGGGACCAAGGAGAGACTGGGAAGAAAGGACCCATGGgaccagagggagaaaaaggagaagcAGGTCCAGTTGGGCCTCCTGGACCAAAGGGAGACAGAGGAGAGCAAGGGgacccagggctgcctggagtTTGTAGGTGTGGAAGCATCGTGCTCAAATCTGCCTTTTCTGTTGGCATCACCACCAGCTACCCGGAAGAAAGGCTACCAATCATATTTAACAAGGTCCTCTTCAATGAGGGAGAGCATTACAACCCTGCAACAGGGAAGTTCATCTGTGCTTTCCCAGGGATCTATTACTTTTCTTATGATATCACATTGGCGAATAAGCATCTGGCAATTGGGCTGGTACACAATGGGCAGTACCGGATAAAGACCTTCGACGCCAACACAGGGAACCATGATGTGGCTTCGGGGTCCACAGTCATCTATCTGCAGCCAGAAGATGAGGTCTGGCTGGAGATCTTCTTCACTGACCAGAATGGCCTCTTCTCAGACCCAGGTTGGGCAGACAGCTTGTTCTCCGGATTTCTCCTGTATGTTGACACAGATTATCTAGATTCCATATCAGAAGATGATGAGCTGTGA